Genomic DNA from Leptolyngbyaceae cyanobacterium:
TTAGAGGTGAAAACTGAGGTTAAATCTGGTTTGCGGGTACAGGGCGATCGCGATTTACTCGTGCAAGTTTTGCAAAATTTGATCGGGAATGCAATTAAATACAATCTCCCAGATGGTTGGATTGAAATTAAAGCCGATCGTCAGGGTAAAAACGTATTTGTTACTATTAGCAATAGTTCTAAGGATATTCCAGAGTGCGATCGCGATCGCATTTTCGATCGCTTTCAACGTGGCGATCCCGCCCGCAATCGCAAAGTAGAAGGCACCGGACTCGGACTCAGTTTAGCCAGAGAAATCGCACGAGCGCACAACGGGGAACTCACTCTCGACTCTACACCATCCGGTCAAACTGCTTTTACTTTGAGTTTACCCATCTAAGAGGGAATTAAGAGAACTCAAAAGTCACGCATTAACTTCTTTTTACTTCATTCGTTATCCTTCATACTTTTATGACTCAAACTTTACCAATCGAGCGCATTCTAAAAACTTTCAGTCAACTCCAAAACCAATTCAACCTCCAGCGCAGTACAGATGACCAATTCTTTACCGAATGGTTAAACGCTGACATCGAACTAACCGACAAAGAACAACAAACACTCGATGCCATTCGCCAAAAATACTTTTATCAACTATCAGATAATCAACTGGGAGAAGAAACAATTAAATTAATTGTCCTATCTCCATTGTTGGATTTGGCTGGATTTTTCGACCCACCATTTCGATTTAAAACTGAAACAACAGTCCAAATTACAGTAGAAAGCGATGATGTAATTTATCGAGGACGCATTGATGCTCTTGTTTTACAAGAAAAGTTTTGGATTGTTGTCATCGAATCCAAAGAAACCAGCTTTTCTTTAGAACTTGCTTTACCGCAAACGTTAGCTTATATGCTAGCTAATCCAAATCCAGAAAAACCCGTTTTCGGAATGGTAACCAATGGCGGAAATTTTATCTTTGTCAAACTGCAAATTCAAGAATTTCCCCAATATGAACTATCTAATATATTTTCCCTTCTCCCCCGTCATAATCAACTTTATGATGTGTTGGAGATCCTTAAACGTTTGGGACAAATCGCCAGGGAGTCTTGAAAAATGGGCATCGGATCGAACCAAAATTTTTGATTTGCAGTTAGGATCGCTGTGATAGATGTTTCAAGAAAAGTTGATGGTAAACTTACCTGCGATCGCACCAGAAATCATTGCTGCTGGCTTTCATGCTTTATCCGATCCGATCCGGCTTCAGGCGATCGAACTTCTGCGTTCTCAAGAGTTATGCGTGTGCGAACTCTGCGAACACATCGGCGTTACCCAGTCTAAGCTTTCCTTTCACCTCAGAACGCTCAAAGAAGCGGGATTAGTGCGATCGCGCCAGGAAGGACGCTGGATTTACTACAGCCTGAATTTGCCACAATTTGTGGTTTTAGAGCAGTATTTAGCAGAATATCGCCGCTTCAGTTCCATTTTACCCGCTCGTTCCTGCCAAGAAACTCCTTAACTCATCAATTTTTTTAATAATATTTTCCACTCCGACTTTATGATACCGACTTGACAAATCAATTTTTTTTGAAATGATAGATATGTAACCCCTATCGATCACCTTGGGGTGACAACTATGAATGCAAAAGCAAACAAGGTAGCTTTCCGTCTGGGAATGCTAGCTTTAGCCGCTAGTGTCAGCGCCTTACTGAATGCCTGTAAAAGCGCCCAATCCCAGCAATCACCAATAAAAATTGATGGTTCCAGCACCGTTTTTCCGATTACCCAAGCGATCGCCCAAGAATTTCAATCTACTAAAGAAGGCAAATCAGTCAAAGTAGAAGTTGCCTTTTCCGGAACTAGTGGAGGATTTAGAAAGTTTTGTGCGGGAGAAACCGATATTGCCAACGCATCGCGCCCCATCCTGGCTGAAGAGATGGCAGCTTGCAGTAAAGCTGGCGTGCGTTACATAGAATTACCTGTGGCTTACGACGCACTTACCGTGGCAGTTCATCCCCAAAATAATTGGGCAAAAGATATCACGGTAGCTGAGTTAAAAAAAATGTGGGAACCTGCCGCCCAAGAAAAAATTACCAAGTGGAATCAAATCCGTTCTACTTGGCCCGATCGACCGCTTAAACTTTACGGTGCGGGAAAAGATTCCGGTACTTTTGACTATTTTACAGAAGCAACAGTCGGTCAAGCTAGAGCAAGTCGCACCGACTATATCGCCAGTGAAGATGACAACGTTTTGGTGAGAGGAATTGCCGCCGATCCTAACGCTTTGGGTTACTTTGGATTTGCTTATTACGAAGCCAATCAAAATAAATTAAAAGCTTTAGCAATTAACAGTGGAAAAGGCATCGTATTACCTTCTCGCCAAACTGTAGAAAAAGCCCAATATCAACCACTTTCTCGCCCCTTATTAATTTACGTAAATTTCCAATCCGCCCAAAAGAAACCAGAAGTCCAAGCTTTTGTC
This window encodes:
- a CDS encoding type I restriction endonuclease subunit R; translated protein: MTQTLPIERILKTFSQLQNQFNLQRSTDDQFFTEWLNADIELTDKEQQTLDAIRQKYFYQLSDNQLGEETIKLIVLSPLLDLAGFFDPPFRFKTETTVQITVESDDVIYRGRIDALVLQEKFWIVVIESKETSFSLELALPQTLAYMLANPNPEKPVFGMVTNGGNFIFVKLQIQEFPQYELSNIFSLLPRHNQLYDVLEILKRLGQIARES
- a CDS encoding metalloregulator ArsR/SmtB family transcription factor: MFQEKLMVNLPAIAPEIIAAGFHALSDPIRLQAIELLRSQELCVCELCEHIGVTQSKLSFHLRTLKEAGLVRSRQEGRWIYYSLNLPQFVVLEQYLAEYRRFSSILPARSCQETP
- a CDS encoding PstS family phosphate ABC transporter substrate-binding protein, with protein sequence MNAKANKVAFRLGMLALAASVSALLNACKSAQSQQSPIKIDGSSTVFPITQAIAQEFQSTKEGKSVKVEVAFSGTSGGFRKFCAGETDIANASRPILAEEMAACSKAGVRYIELPVAYDALTVAVHPQNNWAKDITVAELKKMWEPAAQEKITKWNQIRSTWPDRPLKLYGAGKDSGTFDYFTEATVGQARASRTDYIASEDDNVLVRGIAADPNALGYFGFAYYEANQNKLKALAINSGKGIVLPSRQTVEKAQYQPLSRPLLIYVNFQSAQKKPEVQAFVEFYLQNAKRLTSRVGYIPLPTEGYHLSSVHFERGKAGTVFGGKSELNLTIGELLRKEAKF